From Panthera uncia isolate 11264 chromosome X, Puncia_PCG_1.0, whole genome shotgun sequence, the proteins below share one genomic window:
- the LOC125931695 gene encoding V-type proton ATPase catalytic subunit A-like, whose translation MMDFSKLPKILDEDKESTFGYVHGVSGPVVTACDMAGAAMYELVRVGHSELVGEIIRLEGDMATIQVYEETLGVSVGDPVLRTGKPLSVELGPGIMGAIFDGIQRPLSDISSQTQSIYIPGGVNVSALSRDVKWDFTPCKNLRVGSHITGGDIYGIVNENSLIKHKIMLPPRNRGTVTYIAPPGNYDTSDVVLELEFEGIKQKFSMVQVWPVRQVRPVTEKLPANHPLLTGQRVLDALFPCVQGGTTAIPGAFGCGKTVISQSLSKYSNSDVIIYVGCGERGNEMSEVLRDFPELTMEVDGKVESIMKRTALVANTSNMPVAAREASIYTGITLSEYFRDMGYHVSMMADSTSRWAEALREISGRLAEMPADSGYPAYLGARLASFYERAGRVKCLGNPEREGSVSIVGAVSPPGGDFSDPVTTATLGIVQVFWGLDKKLAQRKHFPSVNWLISYSKYMRALDEYYDKHFAEFVPLRTKAKEILQEEEDLAEIVQLVGKASLAETDKITLEVAKLIKDDFLQQNGYTPYDRFCPFYKTVGMLSNMIAFYDMARRAVETTAQSDNKITWSIIREHMGEILYKLSSMKFKDPVKDGEAKIKADYAQLLEDMQNAFRSLED comes from the coding sequence ATGATGGATTTCTCCAAGCTACCCAAAATACTTGATGAAGATAAAGAAAGCACATTTGGTTATGTGCATGGGGTCTCAGGACCTGTGGTTACAGCCTGTGACATGGCAGGTGCAGCCATGTATGAGCTGGTGAGAGTGGGCCACAGTGAGTTGGTTGGAGAGATTATCCGACTGGAGGGTGACATGGCTACTATCCAGGTGTATGAAGAAACCTTGGGTGTGTCTGTTGGAGATCCTGTACTCCGAACTGGTAAACCCCTCTCAGTAGAGCTTGGGCCTGGCATCATGGGAGCTATTTTTGATGGCATTCAGAGACCTTTGTCAGATATCAGCAGTCAGACCCAAAGTATCTACATTCCCGGAGGAGTAAATGTGTCTGCTCTTAGCAGAGATGTCAAATGGGATTTTACACCTTGCAAAAACCTGCGGGTTGGTAGTCACATCACTGGTGGAGATATTTATGGAATTGTCAATGAGAACTCACTCATCAAACACAAAATCATGTTACCCCCGCGAAACAGAGGAACTGTAACTTACATTGCTCCACCTGGAAATTATGATACCTCAGATGTTGTCTTGGAACTTGAATTTGAAGGTATAAAGCAAAAGTTTAGCATGGTCCAAGTGTGGCCTGTACGTCAAGTTCGGCCTGTCACTGAGAAGCTGCCAGCTAATCATCCCTTGTTGACTGGCCAGAGGGTCCTTGATGCCCTTTTTCCATGTGTACAGGGAGGAACTACTGCAATCCCGGGGGCTTTCGGCTGTGGAAAGACAGTGATATCGCAGTCTCTATCCAAGTATTCCAATAGTGATGTGATCATCTATGTAGGATGTGGTGAACGAGGAAATGAGATGTCTGAAGTCCTCCGGGACTTCCCAGAGCTCACGATGGAAGTCGATGGTAAGGTGGAATCAATTATGAAGAGGACAGCTTTGGTAGCCAATACCTCCAATATGCCTGTTGCTGCTAGAGAAGCTTCTATTTATACTGGAATTACGCTGTCAGAATATTTCCGTGACATGGGTTATCACGTCAGTATGATGGCTGACTCTACCTCTAGATGGGCGGAGGCCCTTAGAGAAATCTCTGGTCGCTTAGCTGAAATGCCTGCAGATAGTGGATATCCTGCATACCTTGGTGCCCGTCTGGCCTCTTTCTATGAGCGAGCAGGCAGGGTGAAATGTCTTGGAAAtcctgaaagagaaggaagtgtCAGCATTGTAGGAGCGGTTTCTCCACCTGGTGGTGATTTTTCTGATCCAGTTACAACCGCTACTCTTGGTATTGTTCAGGTGTTTTGGGGCTTAGATAAGAAACTAGCTCAACGTAAGCATTTCCCCTCTGTCAACTGGCTAATCAGCTATAGCAAGTACATGCGTGCGTTGGACGAGTACTATGACAAACACTTCGCAGAATTTGTTCCTCTGAGGACCAAAGCTAAGGAGATTCTGCAGGAAGAAGAAGACCTGGCAGAAATTGTACAACTTGTCGGAAAGGCTTCTCTAGcagaaacagataaaatcactCTGGAAGTAGCAAAACTTATCAAAGATGATTTCTTACAACAAAATGGGTATACTCCTTATGACAGGTTCTGCCCATTCTACAAGACAGTAGGGATGCTGTCCAACATGATTGCATTTTATGATATGGCCCGTAGAGCTGTTGAAACCACTGCACAGAGTGACAATAAAATCACATGGTCCATTATCCGTGAGCACATGGGGGAGATCCTCTATAAACTTTCCTCCATGAAATTCAAGGATCCGGTAAAAGACGGTGAAGCAAAGATCAAGGCTGACTACGCACAACTTCTTGAAGACATGCAGAACGCATTCCGTAGCCTCGAAGATTAG